The window CTTTTATATTAgtgttttagttttatttttaaaaaattaataattttttaatttaaaaaatttattcccatgaaaaaaataaaataaaatttattttttacaaatgaaaattatgacTAATTTGTacaaaaacatttaaatttatttaaatatatatattttctccgATACTAATTTTCAGTGTCATAGCAGACatccaatattttaaatagcaacaatatgatcaaaatatataaataaaaaaggtataTATAACATGACATGCCTCTcctctattattaaaaatggtattattgatatttaaaagttttaatatgAACCTCCTTAATAGagtttttctatattttgatttaaccctttaattttaaaatgaaatgatttaAATTCTACAATCATTTTCCCATGGAAGCCATTGAAGATCTGTACCCATCACATTGAATTGGAAGTTTGATAAAATCAAAGATTACAATAGGAAATTCTAATTCTCTTGAGGAATTGaattcatttcatttgattAGGAATTAGCAGCATAGATGCTACTGTTCAACAACACAGTCTGGTTCTGTACAAGCTTAATCCATCTGACGATTTCCAATGCGATGGAAACCAAACCCATAACCACAAGAACTCCCACGTAAAACCAGATCCATTTTGCAGCTGGGCTTTGATGGTTGATCCCTACAAAAATGTTGGTCATAATCAGCACCATCAGCACATATCCCAGAAGACGATGGCATATTTCCCAGTACTTGCGGCACTTGTTTTCTCTCCTCGGCTGCAGAGCAATAGAAAACATCTGCAGAAAATGTAAGATGAGGGAGACTAACAAATATGAATTAATTCATGATCGAAGCAGATGGATATGGATGATCAGAAAGAGATTTGACCATTACTTGGAGAGTTGAAAATGTGAAGATAATGATGCCGAGAACCCGGTGACTGTGAAAAGTGTAGTTTATTGAGGAGTTTCCAAGCCATATACCAATGGCCCATCCCAATGATCCCAGAAGATACCCCAGAGTTTGGCACAGTATGTGAAGGGTGAACCATTCACTGCATTCCATGGGGAATTTTCTGAAGTATCGAGCGATGATCGCCCCTAGGGGCAGGAGTGTGCCCCATCCTATGATGTTTAGGATCCCGTGAACCTGCCAAGAGATCAGTTGAGCCATGGTTTAATTCTATCGATCAAGAATCAGGAACTATTTTTGGGgataatttttggattttgctTACATTTCTCAGGTGATGCCGGTGATGCCAGACTCTTCTTCTCTGCCATGAAAGGTCTGTTGTAACTCCGGTATCGGTCTTCTGAGAAGTAGCTGGCGTCGGGAGCTCGTACACCTCTCTTGCGGTTGTGAGGTAGAGGGCAATGGTGGAGGGTAGGGAGAAGAACAAACCAAGAATTATAAGGCTATGGGAAGTCATGGACATGGCCTTTAACTTGGTTGAAGATACTTGAATGGTTTTGGACTTGCCGGAAAAAAATGCAGAAATTGAATCCACTCCAAAGCATCCATGAAATGATCAGAAAATTTCACTGAGCTCTAGGGCTTTTTTTAATAACTGCACAAGCCTATGATGATCCATCATAGACTTGTTGCAGAAAAAAACCATGGCCTACAAATTTTGTTAAGTAGTAAAGGACGAGGAGAATATATTCTTTCCTTATACAACATGGGAATCATTTCTCACTTGCTTTAATGGCATAACACACAATCTGATATGATTCTGATTTCCAGCCTTTTGCCCCTAAGTAAATTGATATGATGCTGCTGTCGCCATAACTTTTAAGAACTCTTACGTTTTTTAACTCTCTGTGTAACGCTTAGACAAGTTAAggttatataaatataaatctataattattatatatatgctTTCGTTTACGGCAGGCTCCGGCTATCTATGCATGCCAACCGTCCAACACCAAAATATCTAACCACTGCCACGAATTTGGTAGTGATTAAGAATATTTGCACGTCCCATACCCAGACTAAATCAAGGTTTTTGCTGGTTTTATCAGTGAGAAATGTACAGAATTGAACTTTATTATCAATGGAGATGAGGTATGAACACCTTAATAGGCATGATACATAGTGATCAATCCTGTTTTCACTGAGAAGTAATACAAGCCATTTATGAATCAATAAGAAACTCAAGCTTAGTAGCGATAAAATCATGCATAACTGCACATCCCGTAAAGACATGTCTCCCACTTCTTGCACTTGTTGCCGCACCTACCGCAGTTCAATGGATCGACAGAGGGGTTCACGCAGTGCCCGCGGCAGCAGATATCGCCGTGTTTGCACTTGCGGCCGCACTGTCCACAGTTATTTGGATCCTTCCCTATGTTTACGCATTTCTTCTTGCAGCAATCTGGACCAGGGCTGGACTTCCGACGACAAATCGGTGGAAACTTATCACAGGTCAAGTGCTTGTTCTGAAACATGAAGTCACTAGTCCCGTCTGAAGAAGTTGTTTCTTCGCCTTCAGGCAATGCTATGTAGCTTTCTGGGCTTTCAGGCAATGCTAAGTGGCTTTCCACAGCTGAGTCTTCCTTGTTTTCATCAGCACTCCATGCTGCTCCAACAATGGAGTTGTCATCGTTGTTTTCATTGCCACTCGATGCTGCAGAAACAGTGGAGGTAGTGATGGAGAGTATGAAGAGGAGTTTTAGCAGCTTCAtggccatgaatgaagagaagcTGTGAAGAGCTGGGTAGGGAAGAGGAAGTGGTGAAGCAATATTGATAGGAGATGGGTTTTTATACTGAAATATGTGGGAAAAACGTTTTGTTCTGTCTCGGTAGCTTCAATTCATCGGACGACTTACGAAACACAGAATATCTGGCCCATAAGAAGAAACCGATTgatttgaaagaaagaaaattagaagCTTAGGTtgcgtttgtttttttagctttttgttaaaaactatttaattttagaatttacgttgtttgtttttttactttttcatgacttattataaactttttactaaatagaaaaaatcagaatatgtgattttttttaaatagaaaaaataacacaatattttttttattttttaatacttaatagaaataaaatactataaaaacaaacaacttaatatttaatactattaagtattaagtttctatttaaaattaagtgaaaaaacaaataccatctTAGTGTTTCTGTACCCACGTGTAGCCAATAATTTTGAtctgtaaattattttaagttataacaTGTTTTTCTCTCATCCTTACCGGCTACACGTGGATACAGAAACACTAAGcttctaattttctttcttttcaatcaATCGGTTTCTTCTTATGGGCCCACGTATTCAGTGTTTCgtaagtagtctgatgaattgAAGCTAccgagaaaaaacaaaaggttttCACCACATATTTCAGTATAAAAACCCATCTCCTATCAATATTGCTTCACCACTTCCTCTTCCCTACCCAGCTCTTCACAGCTTCTCGTCATTCATGGCCATGAAGCTGCTAAAACTCCTCTTCATACTCTTCATCACCACCTCCACTGTTTCTGCAGCATCGAGTGGCAATGAAAACAACGAAGACAACTCCATTGTTGGAGCAGCATGGAGTGCTGATGAAAACAAGGAAGACTCAGCTGTGGAAAGCCACTTAGCATTGCCTGGAAGCCCAGAAAGCTACATAGCATTGCCTGAAGGCGAAGAAACAACTTCTTCAGATGGGACTAGTGACTTCATGTTTCAGAACAAGCACTTGACCTGTGATGAGTTTCCACCGCTTTGTCGTCGGAAGTCCAGCCCTGGTCCAGATTGCTGCAAGAAGAAATGCGTAAACATAGGGAAGGATCCAAATAACTGTGGAAAGTGCGGCCGCAAGTGCAAACACGGCGATATCTGCTGCCGCGGGCACTGCGTGAACCCCTCTGTCGATCCATTGAACTGCGGTGGGTGCGGCAAGAAGTGCAAGAAGTGGGAGACATGTCTTTACGGGATGTGCAGTTATGCATGATTTTATCGCTACTAAGCTTGAGTTTCTTATTGATTCATAAATGGCTTGTATTACTTCTCAGTGAAAACAGGATTGATCACTATGTATCATGCCTATTAAGGCGCTCATACCTCATCTCCATTGATGATAAAGTTCAATTCAGTACATTTCTCACTGATATAACCTGCAAAATCCTTGATTTAGAGGggtgtttgttttatttttggatttttacaatttattttgagaatttaatttatttgattttctatttttttttatgatttattataaattttttattgaaaaaaaaaatcaaaatatttcacctattctaaatagaaaaaataacatattattttttttaaatattttttagcacttaataaaataaaatactataaaaataaacaacttaatacttaatcattttaagtattaaagttttatttagaattaagtaaaaaaaacaaacaccattttAATATGGGTATGAGACGTGCAAATATGCTTAATCACTATGAAACATTTGTGACAATGATTAGATATTTTGGTGTTTGGACAGTTGGCATGCATAAATAGCCCGAGTCTACCATAAACGTGagcatatatataataattctaGATTTACACTTATATAATCTTGAGTTGTCTAAATATTACACAGATCGAGggttaaaaaaacataagagttCCTAAAAGTTATGGCAGCAGCATCGTATCAATATACTTAGGAGAAGATTAAGTATGTGACATTTAAACTCTGAGGATTAGAAATAaggtaaaatataaaataaaataaaataaaaatttatatatttttaaattacttaatttttataaaaaaaattaataagtttaaaatagcatataagaataatttattaattttgtatccaattttaatttttctttatttcttcatttcttctattatttttctccactttatttttttatttgcattttccttaaaaaattttTAGAACCAAGCATAATGTAGGATCCATAGTCTTTATTGGTAAAAAACCATCGTATGTAGGGATCTTCTTTGAGatactaaaaaggaaaaagaaaaggattcTTATGCTATAATTAGCAAAGGGTTAAATTAATTAGTACCGACGTATTATCAAATGAGATATTGACACGTGTAAAggttataataaaaatttaaacaaaacctATGAAAATGAAAGGTCAAAATCTCGTTTTGCACGTTCAACGGTCCAAAGGAATTCTTAGGAACCCACCCATGCGGTACATTAAAATTCTCCTGCGGCGAATGAAAGTGAAAGGAGTCAAAAACAACTTATGGAAGCCAAGGTGCAGAGTATAAAGCAATTGCCTCGTTGTTGAAGAAAGCAGATCTCGTAGCCAGGCACACACCTCTCATGAATTCAAGCTCAAGTTTCTGTGCCCACAGGCTTTGTTAAGAAGGGTTATACTATAGTAGTAGTAGTGGAGGGAATAATTATATTTTGGACGTACGTATTCCACCTAGACGaatctataatatatatatatatatatatatatatgatatatttttataatatgctTAAAAATGTGTGAAATTGAAGGTTCAAGTGTTGTGATAGAGAATCCTTGTCGATTTAAATGTCACATTTATTAAAATAGAGAATAGAGACAATTAAATGACATGGACTAACTTGTCAGAAATTTCCATTAGAATTGTTCCACTATgccaattttatttaaaattaattttacaggttattaaaatagtattatatatatatatatatatatatatatatatacacacacatatattaaacaagattttttttgaggaatttaaaataaaatttatatattaaacaagattttcctctttatattaatgttttttaaaataatactaaatcaACCCTTCTCTTTGAATTTTGCAGAGGCTAACTGTGTTTGGATCTCAAAAACTAGTACGAAAAAGAGTGTGAAACAAtctcaaattattttgtttggctTATTCTCGAAAaagccaaagaaaataaaatattcatgggaaaaaattatgaattttagaTTTTTGCATGTAGGGAAGAAAAACAAATTCAGACAAAAAGTTCAAgtatataactcaaaatttttacAACCCAATGGAGCCTAAATGAATGGGGAACCATTCAAATAATAggcatatttgataatatttttaaaaatggttttaaaaaatagttttgtagagaatgaatatgaaaacaaaattttatttgaaaatttagatatgaaaaatgattttttcaactTAATCATTATGAAtgtattgaatatttatatacaatatATATGTTCTTCATATATTCTCCAtattgaaaaacattttaaaaagtttgtaTCAAGTTGCAAACTATCATGAACTATCATGTGACACACACATGTATAAAATCCCGATTGGATCTTAATGAATAATCTCATAATCACCTTGggataagaatatatatatatgattatcTGGGTCATGTGATAGTTTGTAACTTGGttcaaattttcaagtattttaaaatttataaaataattttgtaaatttaaaattttaaaaacacttgaaaatccgaattctataaatttaaaaacacttgaaaattgaaatcaagttaCAAACTATCACATGACTCAAATAATATAAGTATTCTTTTATCCCAAAGTGATTATAGGTCATTCATTCAGATCCAATCCGGGTTGGGAATGAATTTTgatacaatttttaattatcacatgactttatcacaattatttttagatttgaaGATGATTGGGGGGTCATTAATTTGCTCAAATCCTAATTAAGATTaggaattgattttaaattgattttaatgtcatttgTAAATACATATATGCATCATTTTTGGATCCCAAGGTAATTGTGAGGTCATTCACTTGtatcctaataaaaaaataggaactCATTTGATACCATTTATAGTGAATCATTCTTGTCTAATTAAACATTATTTGCTAttctcatgattttaaaatcagTATATATCAGAATTATCATTGAACTTCATCTTAAAAactttagctttgtaaatagggatgacaatggggtgagttttttcgggtacccgtCTCATCCCGTCCATAATGGGACggggttcaattttaataaatgagtTTAGGAGGTgtttgaaaattctttttaaaacccGGGATAGGTTCAGGTATTGCCTCATCCTGCCCGTCCCgccttgattatatataaaattaatttaatttaatttttattttactatttttaatatatagataataaaaatcatttttaataaaataaattataaaaatgtaataatttaattatttataaatacatttattttaatgtaattaaaaattttaaaagtaattttaaaaaaataaaattcagaaaaaaagttaaacgggaTAGGACGAGTATAAGAATTTAtgagtttaagaccaaaataatttatttgtaaaaaaaaatgataagaatagtatccatttcaaaatatttgtcaaagtagtcTTCTTTATTCACGTAAGCATCCACATGGattttaagtgtaaaaaacTACTGTTGGTGACTATGGTTTTAAAACTTACagaaatatccttaaaaccacaattacaaactgtggttttataatttctattagaaccacagttactaactgtggttttgaAAGAAgtatccttaaaaccacagttataaactgtggttttataatttcccttaaaaccacagttagtaattgtggttttacaattattttttatccgcatctattttaatggtgttataattttaatattatttttaatttttttttatcaaaacaaccataaaaccacagttagtaattgtggttttacaattattttcaattcgtatttattttaatggtgttgtaattttaatattatttttaaaatatttttttatcaaaataaccataaaaccacagttagtaactatggttttaCAATCCGCaggtgttgtaattttaatattatttttaaaatatttttttattaaaatatccataaaaccatagttactaactgtggttttaaaagaagtatccttaaaaccacatttagtaactgtggttttacaattattttcaatccgcgtctattttaatggtgttgtaattttaatattatttttaaaatattattttatcaaaatacccataaaaccacagttactaactgtggttttaaaaaaagtatccttaaaaccacagttacaaactgtggttttacaatttcccttaaaaccacagttagtaattgtggttttacaattatttttaattcacacctgttttaatggtgttgtaattttaatattatttttaaaatattttttttatcaaaacaaccataaaaccatagttagtaactgtggttttacaattattttcaatccgcTTCTTCACAtatgaactaaagaaaattatttattcatattatttttaaattttaaaatatctaaagaaattgtttatattattttaaaattttatattttcatatgaaaattaatgccaatgattatgattttaggttatttattattaagtatgatttgaacttatgtcttggttaaaatgtataattttttaattatatgaaagaaaaataagtaatggttgtaatagtttatttagttagaatttctttcatttaaactttaggatgcatttgagttttatttgtttaaattatcaagGAAACATGTGAATAACATAACATCACTAATTTGAATTAACACTTTATATAACCTTAAATGTATAAACCAAAGTATAATAGTTttacaaacatgaaaaaagatCTCAATGTGTCCCACATGATGGAATCTTTCTCTTTCGTTGTGAACATCTACGGTAGATGGCCATATTTGTTGTATCCATCTGTGCTATCTGAAAAGTCTCCATCTCTATAGATTGTGACACGTCATCTACATGAGCTGTCGAGTTAGATGGAACTAATGGAGGTAGAACTCGACGTACACGTGGAGCTCGATGTCCTCTAGGTACCCGTACATGTAATCGTGCGGCATGAGCTGTCCCCTAAAGAAAAGGTAGAGGTGTAATGGACTCTGTAACAGGTGGAGGTGCAATAGACTCTGTAACAGGTGAGGGTGCAATAGACTCTGTAACAGGTGGGGGTGCAATAGACTCTGTAATAGGTGGGGGTGCTCCAATGATATAGATGGTTGAATAGGGGTAAGGGTAGATGGTATGGTAGTCTCGGGTCGAGATGAATGGGCTGGTATGGATACATCAAGGGGAGAAAGTGGTGACTCTAATGATGCAGATGGCTGAAATAAAGGAAAGGTAGATGTGACTGGTGGATGTGAGGGTTGTACCAAAGTAGATGCCAAAGGTACATGTCGGTGACCAGCTCGACGATCACCTCTCCCCCGACCTCTAATGGGTGGTACCCTAATAGGCGTAATCAATGATGGTGGTCTCATGGATGACCCTGAAGATGTGGATGGCTCATGTGTCGAGTGTACGCGATGGTCCTCTCCTATAGCACGTAAAACATCAATAGTAATTCGGTGAGTTTCCTataaatcatttgaaatagCCATATGTGATACGACGGTGATCtgtataagaaaatgaaacatgagGCATTTGcacataatttaagtttaacattcattaaaaaatggttttgtatCTCAAATGCTCTCACTAATAACTCAGTGGCAGAAGCTGTACTATGGAACCTCATATGATCTCTATGCAAAACAAATGTGATCAGGTGTCGCGTGATACGTCGATACCACTACATATATGGATCATAAAAAGACATGGTAGTAATCTCAAGTGGTGCTGTCGCAATAAGCTCAGAACGAGTAGCCCAAAGAGAAATATACTGAGCATGGAATGTGACCCAATCGTACTGATGTCGTCCTCGCCTATCCACTAAATGTTGCTCCATATCTATCAAACAAGGTGGATGTATCCCTTGTTGCATACGAAACTGGCGTAAAACTCGCTCTGGTCTATGCCGCTTGATAATATCAAAGCAAATTAGAGGCAACATAGTTCGCCAAATTTCTTCATCAGCCTGACATATAGCCGGAAGATGTGCAATCAAATCTACTGTATATGGTTCCCATAATacctgtaatttttttttaaaaaataattagtcaCATTAGTGGAAAATATTGCAAAGGTAATCTTACGCATCTACACTTTAGCTGATCATGTGTCTGGGCATCCAATTGATCTCGATAGAATGTCAACACATGTGGTGATGGGTTATGAGACCAAGACAGGGGTACTCTCCACTTATGGCCCAATGGATCGATTGGGAATGCCTCATCTGGCAAtagatgatcatgtaaaccatCAACTACATCATCATGTACATGTGGGACTACTATAGGCACAGGAGGACGACAGAAAACAGGTCGACCCACATAAAGTCTCTCCCATGACCACAACTACAAAATCAGATAACATTATCAAAATTAGACAACTTACAACAATAATGTGagtcaattaattataatagataGTTATGTCGAAATACTTGTAATAGTGTGATAGGTCCAGAAATCTCTGTGGCACTATCTAAACTCACACGACATAGCTCTCTATATAGGTATGCCAACACTGCACTACCCCAACTATAGTGAGAAATCTCAATGAAGTCTCTCAACAGTGGAAGGTAACATAACTGTACATGTGTGCCAGTCTTGTTTGTAAACAATGCTCCACCCAATAGTGCTAATATGAAAGCATGCGCATAACGCTGTAAAATAACATCATCGACCCCTGTTGGTGGATATGAGAACTGCTCACGCAACCATCGTGCTGATATAGATGACCTTCTAATCTGAGATGGGGGTGGGACGACACCTAAAAGCTCGGAACATAGTAGTGACCAATCTATGTCACATGTGCCAGTGATAGGAGGCCCATGAATATGTAATCCTAGAATCATGGCTACATCCTGTAAAGTAACAGTCATCTCTCTAATAGGTAAATGAAATGTGTGTGTCTCGGGTTGCCATCGCTCAACAAGACTCGTGATCAATGGCCAATCTAGTGAAATGTGTCCGACACGATATACACCATAAAATCCAGATTGCATCACATATCACCGAATACGAGGGTCCATCTCCCACTCTCGCATGAATGTCCATAAACGTTGTCGACATGTCAATACCTGATTAAGCTACAAAAGATACCATTTCGATTAAATAAGAACTTAATTAAGGTTTATGATTATGTTTTTCTATacatctatatttatatatacatatatacctGACCAGAATCCACTAATTGAGACCTATGTCTGTCCTGTAGCGCTAAAATAGAGCGATCTAATGAATCTGGATCGAATCTGCCCTCTCTATGCTCCATTACTATACTGTCATAATAAACtaatgttaatattataatttaaactatttatttgcaaccaatatcaatatccaagtacaataatttaaaaaaaaattgtcaagcACTAATGTTcacatccaaattttaaaaatttcatcagAGTATCTCTTATAAATAaggtattctccaaaatacaaacaacctgattaatcaaaatatttatttgcaaccaatatcaatatccaagtacaataatttttaaaaaaattatcaaacactaaTGTTCacatcaaaatattaaaaatttcggCATAGTAtcccctataaatagggtattctccaaaatacaaacaacctgattaatcaaaatattcatctgcaaccaatatcaatatccaagtacaataatgaaaaaaaaatgtaataatatgATGTTCgcatccaaatattaaaaatttcgaCAGAGTCtcccctataaatagggtattctccaaaatacaaacaacctgattcatcaaaatattcatattacaattttgaaattaacaaCAAAGTCTCTCTTATAACATAAGTATTgtccaaaatacaaataacataatatCAACATCCAAAGCCTAGCACCCATC of the Vitis vinifera cultivar Pinot Noir 40024 chromosome 10, ASM3070453v1 genome contains:
- the LOC100260556 gene encoding cytochrome b561 and DOMON domain-containing protein At3g25290 gives rise to the protein MSMTSHSLIILGLFFSLPSTIALYLTTAREVYELPTPATSQKTDTGVTTDLSWQRRRVWHHRHHLRNVHGILNIIGWGTLLPLGAIIARYFRKFPMECSEWFTLHILCQTLGYLLGSLGWAIGIWLGNSSINYTFHSHRVLGIIIFTFSTLQMFSIALQPRRENKCRKYWEICHRLLGYVLMVLIMTNIFVGINHQSPAAKWIWFYVGVLVVMGLVSIALEIVRWIKLVQNQTVLLNSSIYAANS
- the LOC100243449 gene encoding protein STIG1; the protein is MAMKLLKLLFILSITTSTVSAASSGNENNDDNSIVGAAWSADENKEDSAVESHLALPESPESYIALPEGEETTSSDGTSDFMFQNKHLTCDKFPPICRRKSSPGPDCCKKKCVNIGKDPNNCGQCGRKCKHGDICCRGHCVNPSVDPLNCGRCGNKCKKWETCLYGMCSYA
- the LOC100248583 gene encoding protein STIG1, which encodes MAMKLLKLLFILFITTSTVSAASSGNENNEDNSIVGAAWSADENKEDSAVESHLALPGSPESYIALPEGEETTSSDGTSDFMFQNKHLTCDEFPPLCRRKSSPGPDCCKKKCVNIGKDPNNCGKCGRKCKHGDICCRGHCVNPSVDPLNCGGCGKKCKKWETCLYGMCSYA